TGATATTTATCTGCAATTATTTGAGCAGTTTCAGGAGTCAATTGCATAAGTCCATACGCCTGTGCAGGTGAGAGTGCATATTGATTGAATGCCGACTCTTGTCTTGTAATTGCGTAGACCAATTCTTTTTCAACTCTTTGATTTTCTGAAAGATGAATAAATTCATCTTTAAATGGTGTTGGGAAAATTTCATGATACCACTTATCAATCAGTTTAAGTCGTTGTTGTTTTTCTATACTGTAAAATTGCGCTAATAGCTCTTTATAATCTTCCATTGATTTATATAAATATAAAACTTCCTCAATAGAGCTGTTTTTTGTAATTGCATTTTTGTTATACTCAAGATAACTATTTGCATAGTCATATTCCTTAAGAGCGATAAGCCAACTCAAAGTTAGATCATTAATTTCTCTAGATATTTTTCGTTCTTCTAGTTGAGTATATTTTTCGTTTAATTTAAAAACAGAAAGTATCCCATAGTGCCCATAAGGTTCTGTTATTTTGATCTCTGAAAAGATGGCCTTCGATTCCTCTAGTTTATTCATCTTTTCAAGCGCAATGGCCTTCCAAAATTTTGCTCTCGTTTGATATGAAATTTCTGAAATATTTTCTTCAATCTTATTGAAAAAATTTATGCTCTGCTCATAGTTTTTATCTGTATAGTATGTCCAGGCCAATGCCCATAATATTTTATAAACAAGTTCTTCATCCTGACATTTTATAGTCGTAGCTTTTGTTAAATACTCAATAGTTTTAACATAGTTTTTCTTTTCTTTATAAATCTGTGAAAAAATCAAGTAGACAAGTGCTAAATTTTCTTCACTGGCCATTTCATGAGAGACGATATCATTAAGTTCTTTAATTGCATCCTGTGTATTATGTTGAGTCCAGTGAATTCGTGCTAGTCGTATTTTAGTTTTAACCAAATGCTTTTTGATCCTTTCATCTTCATTATATTCTTTTTGTAAAAAGCGGGCGAGATTTTGTGTTTTTTTCAGATACCTAACATGATCTCGTTGCAATTTGTAAGTATAACTAAATCGATTCCAAACTTTGATTCTAAATTCTATATCTTCATTTTCATCGGATAAAATTTTGCGGTACAAACTTCTGGCCTGTGGATACAAACGATTATTCTCATAATCTCTTGCTATTTCATAGCGATTTTCTTCTGTAATGAACGGGTTCAAATGGGGGGCAACGTTTAGTAATCTGTTTTTAATATTTTCTTTCAACTCATTATTTGTCGTTAAGTGAGAGGCACTTTTAAGAAGCTCAACTTTTTGTTTTTGAGTAGGTAAGTAGTTTGAGTAATGATACGAAAACTCGGCCTGAAGATCTTTTAAATTAAATTTACGTGCTAGACCGAGTGATAATTCATAGTAGAATTTCTTGGCCCAATTTGCAGGGATTATTTTTCGTTTCCAGATCGACTCTATAATAGACTGATTATCTCCACATAGTTCTAATTTTTTTAAAAGCAAAAAATCTTTGATTGGAAAAAGCTCATCACTTTCTAGCTTTAAAATTTCTTGGCAATTTTGTTCTCGAGTTGCCCTCAATATAGATAATGCCCATGCTTGGTTCAATTCAAATGAGTCTACATCAGAGGGAAGATTTTCGCTTAACGCGTTAAAAAACTGTTGCTTTGGGGGACGTAAATTAATTTGAGAACATGAATTGAGAACTAAAACTACCGTGAAACTTATTAAAATCAATGTATTTTTGCACATGATACATTCTCCAGTTTTTTTTTATCATTGGCCATAAATGTTAATCAAAAATACCTTTTCATATGAAGAGACGGTGCTATATTGCTGTATGTTTTCCAAAAGCAAGTATTTATTTAGTACTATTATCTTATTTTACTGGTCTCTTGCTTGCGCAATTGATGGCAAAGACTTTTCTAGCGAATGTGAAAGAATACTGAGAGGGTCTTATCCTCAGTCTCCAGAAATTAGAATTGCCCCAATTGAATACTTCTATAGCCCTATTGTAGGTTTTTTTTATATCGGTAAGGCCTATATCAATACAGGTACCGAATCAATTCGTGGCCATAACATGCCTATTATTTTTATTGCTCAGGAAAGGCAAGAGAGTATTCATCCTGCAGAGTCTTTAAAATTATATTTTTATCCGCTGCTTGAAACGTTTTCTGTTGATACGAAACGAATTGCAAAAAAATATTATGGGATAGATGCCGTTAAGATCAACTGGTATAACCCATTAAAAGATTCAAAATTTATGGCCATGTCCTGGTTTGTTCTTACTGATTATGAGGCCCAAGATCTTGTCTATATGAAACTTTTAGAAATGATGAAAAACGAGCTTGATGTACTCCCCGATATTTTTCATGAAATTGAAGATAAGGAACTGGCGACAAGTATTATTGAATTGGGGATTTCCTCAGTTCAGGAGTTTGGAGCTCTTACT
The nucleotide sequence above comes from Halobacteriovoraceae bacterium. Encoded proteins:
- a CDS encoding lytic transglycosylase domain-containing protein is translated as MCKNTLILISFTVVLVLNSCSQINLRPPKQQFFNALSENLPSDVDSFELNQAWALSILRATREQNCQEILKLESDELFPIKDFLLLKKLELCGDNQSIIESIWKRKIIPANWAKKFYYELSLGLARKFNLKDLQAEFSYHYSNYLPTQKQKVELLKSASHLTTNNELKENIKNRLLNVAPHLNPFITEENRYEIARDYENNRLYPQARSLYRKILSDENEDIEFRIKVWNRFSYTYKLQRDHVRYLKKTQNLARFLQKEYNEDERIKKHLVKTKIRLARIHWTQHNTQDAIKELNDIVSHEMASEENLALVYLIFSQIYKEKKNYVKTIEYLTKATTIKCQDEELVYKILWALAWTYYTDKNYEQSINFFNKIEENISEISYQTRAKFWKAIALEKMNKLEESKAIFSEIKITEPYGHYGILSVFKLNEKYTQLEERKISREINDLTLSWLIALKEYDYANSYLEYNKNAITKNSSIEEVLYLYKSMEDYKELLAQFYSIEKQQRLKLIDKWYHEIFPTPFKDEFIHLSENQRVEKELVYAITRQESAFNQYALSPAQAYGLMQLTPETAQIIADKYQIQYNNVEDLYRPEINLQMGVHLLRDLKDKFDNKFILYVASYNAASSVVKKWDQERNTGDPLEFIENIPYRETRNYVKLVLRNYINYKRIFAKESFNFPKDLF